A segment of the Anopheles cruzii chromosome 2, idAnoCruzAS_RS32_06, whole genome shotgun sequence genome:
GCCAACGGTAACCGATCCGGCTGCAATTGCCCGTTCAGTCAAAAATGTTCCTCATGGACAACTACAATTCGACACCATCCACGCCTTTAGCGTCCCCTCTGTGGTTAAGGCATTAGACAGACTGAAGCCGTCGTATTCCCCAGGACCAGATGGCATCCCTCCCATCATCTTGAAACAATGCCGCGAATCCGTCGCTCCAGTCTTGTCGGCGATTTTCAATGCATCTATACGATCTCATGCCTTCCCGGCTGCATGGAAAATAGCCCACATGGTACCAATTTTTAAGAAGGGCAACAAACAGAACGCGGCAAACTATCGCGGTATTACGTCACTCTGCGCCTGCtccaaaatatttgaaatgctAGTGCATGAGGAAATGCTTCTGAGGCTGCGATCGGTCTTAAGTCCTAACCAACATGGGTTTCTTCCCAAGAGATCCACCACATCCGCTCTCACCGAATTTGTGACGAAATGCAAGACCGCAATGGACGTGGGACTGCAAATTGACGCGGTATATACTGATTTGAAAGCGGCCTTTGATCGTGTCTCACATGACATCCTAATCGCGAAGCTAACAAAACTGGGACTTTCCCCGGCTCTAAGTCAGTGGATACGCTCCTTCCTAACCGGTCGTACATACAAAGTCAAGGTATCATCCTGCTTCTCTAAATGTTTTCCTGGCACTTCCGGCGTACCGCAAGGGAGTAACCTTGGACCTCTTCTATTCATTGTGTTTGTCAACGACCTACAATACGTGCTGCACGAGTCAAGATTTATTATGTACGCTGACGACGTGAAACTCTACGCCATTATCAGAAACCCCGCTGATTGCACTGATCTCCAGGCTGATCTCGATTCGTTCACCAGCTGGTGCGCACTAAATCATCTGGAGTTGAACATCGCCAAGTGCAATGCGATCAGCTTCAGTCGCTCCCGCCAACCTCTACTGCACGCATACAGCATCCGCGGGGCATTAATTGAACGCACTAGCTGTGTTCGGGATCTGGGAATCCTACTCGACGACAAACTTAGCTTCATAGAACACTACGAGCACGTCATTGCGCAGGCCAATAGGCAGCTAGGACTGCTATTCAAAATCGCTAACGGGTTCCACGATATCCAATGTATTAAGGCTCTGTACTGCAGTATAGTTAGGTCTACTGTCGAATATTCAAGTGTTGTCTGGTGTCCGTTCTCTGCCTGCTGGAGTGAGCGAATCGAGCGTATTCAGAAAAAGTTTACCAGATTTGCCTTAAGGAAAGTTAATTGGTGCGCGTCAGGGCAACTCCCACCATATCGTACGCGTTGCCTCCTCCTTGGCCTTGAGAGGCTCGATGATAGGCGGGCCATCGCTCAATGTTGTTTCGTGGCTAGCCTCATCAGTCACAACATTGACTCTCCGGTGCTTCTCTCATTACTCAACATTTCTGCGCCGTCGAGAGTTCTAAGGAATTACTCGTTTCTGACTGTGCCAACGCAGGCGACCAGATTCGGGCAGTTTAGCCCTTTAAACTTCATGTCAACCAGGTTCAATCAGGTGTACCATTGTTACGACTTTGACCAATCTGTAAGCGTGTTTCGTCAGCatattcgttcggttgcgtttgcgtctgaTTTGTGATTCTACAATCTGTGACGTCCAAGTATGTTTAGCTTTAAGCGAAATTTGTACCTTATTTTATATATTCTCCTAttaagcctgctggcccgtaggatgattctaataaataacaaataacaaataacaaatattCCGGTCGGTTTTTGTCCGTGACGATGGCTGTGGAGAGCATTTTGAATAATTCCCTACTACCGAGGAAACCCAGCGAGGAGCCGGCCAGTTAGGTGGAAATCGACGTCGGCTAGCGGCACAGTGGGGAGATAGAGGGGGCTAATGGGTGTCCCGCTCCCGGGCGGATGGTCAGCTTGAGTGAGTGccataataaaaccaaaattaaTAGTATCGACCAGTAACACGTTATCGGGAAAGAATGATGAGATGAGTAAAGCATGTCCATCACTTCACCCTCCGAAGTGCTCCCAATTAAACGACCTTGAATTAAAGATTAACATAAAGACTTATTGTCTTACGAAAAGAAAGGTCCTTCTTGCTATTTCTGCGAATTTTGTGTGGTGCACGTTAGCTTTATCGGCCTTATTTGGCCCTATCAACTACGACTAGTTTACTATTCATGTTCGAAATGAGGCCCAACATCAACAGAAACTAGAACCAATTGTGtcaaacgaaaaaacgaacGGTTTAGCGTTATGTTTGTGAATTGAGTTTTAGATAAACGCCGGAAAGTATGCAATCCACACTAATGTTCCAAATTAACTCCAATAAAATATATTAACAAACACTAGTCAATACAGCTTTTTAGTAAAAGTGAAGTCAAGTAAACGTAAAGTAAcgaattgaaaagttttttcaaatttatcgtttatttttcgtttgatgATCGCGACTAACGGCACGTGATAGCCAAATgatgtttaaaaaaagggaaagccGGAACACACCACGTTTTCCACAGCTTACGATAAGACGTTCCGCGTGGCGCAGATGCTGGTTGTGAATCATTGcaatctgctgctggccactctACCGACCGCTGTTGCGCTCTCATGCATCATCGACCACCAGCAAAAACTCGCCACCAGCCAGTCAGCTCATTAGCCTTTACTACCGCAGCGCTAGGCAACCGTAACCTTCCATTTGCGTAACTGGACTACATAAATTTGcggcacaacacaacaaacccatTTTCGGCTGGGGCcgttattttcaattttcgctcGCACAGTGTCACCCGatccgtggccaccggtccgTGGTCCGCTGCTCTTTGTGAGTATCACCGGACACCCGGGTTGAAAAAAGTAGTACATGCACAAGCCCCCCCACTGTGACTAGTCGCTGAAAGTTTTGCCAGCGGATTAGCCTAAAAGATGGCAGCCGGAAACGCCGGGAGCTGACCAAAGTCACCGTCAGCGTGCATTATGATTTTGCTTTTAATCTCCTCGTTTTAATTTGATACAGTTTCCTGCAGAACGCCAGACAACGGACAACGTTGCTACTCTGCTGCCCGCGGTTCGCCCAAGACATCGGACCAacggacgaagaagaaacctAACAAGAGCCAACATATGAGGCCCACTCAGcttcggcctcggcctcggcttcCGCAGAATGTTAATCGGGGCTGCGGCAGTGTCAGTGTGTCACCCGGAAGTGACCGGGgaagccaccagcaccaacactGACCCGTCCCCTTCTCTAGAGAACAAGTGACACAATAGTGCAACaaaaatcccttttttgttttgcataagcCCGTGCCGGGTGCATCGTGTGGAGTGCATTTTGTGGGTACGAACAGACCCCGGTCGACGGGCTAGGCCAAGGATATCCATCAGCAAAATGGTGTTATGAAAAAGTGTGTACAACATGATGCCCTAAAAACACCTCAGCAAATGATCACTGTGCTGTATGCATGGATCCTGGGAATGATAAGCCCCGACGGTAGTGGAAGTAAGTGGAGTCTTTAAGAAATGGCTTTCCTTGAATTCACTGCGAACcgtaaaatatgtaaaaactAGTAGCAAAATCAATCCACAGGAACCAGCTTGTTCGGACAGACTTAATTCCGGAAAATAGAGGTTAACTtttgaaatattattattcatCACATGGCTGTTAGGACCCTCCGTACCATAAACTTATCCCCAGAAGGATTTCTTGTGCTCCTTCTTGATAAGTACCGTGAATGGAACGGGTTTCTCGACGTAGACTGGATGTTTCACGTAAACTGGGTACGGCTTCTCGACATGAACTGCGTATGGTTTCGGGACCTCGACGTACTCCTTCTGGTACACGGGAACTTCCACTGGAACTTTCACCTCCACCGGATAGGGACGATCCACGTGGACTGGGACCTTCCGTTCGACGTACACGGGAACCTTCTTCTCCACAACGACCGGGACCTTCTTTTCAACCTCAACTGGGTATGGGACCTTCACCTCCACCGGGAAGTGCTTTTCAACCTCAACAGGATACGGGACGGGGACCTTCTTCGTGATAACTGTCTGTTTCACTTCCTTGTGCCCGTAGTCGTGTCCATAATGGCCATGGTCGATTTGATGTTCGTAGCCGTAGGTTTCGTATGATCCCTGATGACCCGATCCCAGCTCCCAGAGTCCGCGCTTTTCCTTCTTGGAACTGTCGACTGCCGCCGCACTGGCTAGGGCCAAAGCCATTGAGAACACAACAAACGCCTGGCAAAACACGTTGAAGTAAATGGTACACAGTAACTCGAACGCACGAATGTCAGTGGATGTAACTTACCTTCATGTCTGCCGAATTGATGTCTACCGTGCACACGTACTGTAGCGGACGATCACAACCGAATGATACGTCCACGGCCACCGATCTGTGGTTTTTATACGAATCTTATGAACGACTGTGCGGGGCTTCAGATATTGTCTCTCTTTCCACACTCCAAAGTTACCTCACGTTTGAAGACCCCTTTCCGTtcgctcgcacacacgcaaaccCTTTATCTCCGAGGCTCCGAGTGCTCCGAAATCGATCAGATCAGACGCTCCCAACCTCAATTTCTTTGGCCCACGCTAAAGTGCACAGGAAGCTTGGTGGCGGCTCATCGTGATGGAAAGCGCATCCGAGCGAGGCCAACGAATGGTGGCCGGCTTGGGGGACTGATTCGTGGGTCCGATATCGGCGGTCTTACTAACCGCCAAGGGGTCACCAAGGCGTTGGCACGAAACCACAAAATACGTAACATATCACTTCATCAATTGCGCACACGGTGGCGGCTCGAACGGGGTCTGAATTGTGGCACTATTTGCAGATTAAACAATTGGAAATTTCTTTTTCGTGGAGGTGTGTCGTCTGGTAAAGTCAGTAGACACGGCCAGTGAGCACGAATCTAGTACCCAACCAGACTAATGACGGAACTTCACTCAGAAGTCGTTGTGAAATTTACATCCTTATTTTCAAGGTCAAGAGTGATAAAGCAGAAATAGTTCCATATGTATATAGTGTTCAAACAACTAATTGAAGCGAAATTAAATACCGCCGTCCCACATACTGTAACTGTTAATCATATTAATtgataaatataaaaaactgaaaacaaaaacaatcaactAAAGCGAGGCAATCAAATCAACTCCAATAATTGATCGATGTACAATATTATATTACAACACAATTTAAATgttatattttaaaataacaacTGTTTGCCAAGTGGTGGATTCCCGTTTTGCTGGTTTTCACTTCTTCTATTTACCCAATTAGTTTATGTCTATAGCAAACATTGGTTATTCTTTcatttctattgttttacTTAGCACCGCTGCTTACTTATTTCGTATATTTTACTAGTAAACTACAAATCGGCACAGCTTacttattttccgtttttcagaCACGAATATGCtttgttttgcatgttttttgttttttttttgttattcttacaagaacggactgggccgacttttatttttgtgtattGTAATGTTGATCAAAAAGCCATCTTTAACCTTCGTGAGTGAGAAAATCGACTACATTGTTCTAGCTCCAATTACTTTTATAAATAAAGTTCTTACGTTCACAGATTAATGATTGAGAACATTGCTGAAAGCTCTGTTCCCTAAtttgtttggccaaaaactaTTATAAAGAATAATCGCAATGCAGGATTTCTAGCGTAAAGGTGTGATGGTCAATGTGCTGATAGTAAAACTAAAgttcaaatcaaacaaagtTAAGTAATCATTACATTAAACACACTTCGATTCAAATACCAAACAGAACAAATCAAATATGGACAAAATAacgatttttatttaaaaagaacCACTTGCATCGTCCGCTACCTTTACTCTTAGCCCCAGAACGATTTCTTGTGGTGTTCCTTGATGTGCACTGTCACTGGGACCTGCTTTTCAATGTAGACCGGCTGTTTCACGTAAACTGGGTAAGGCTTCTCGACATGAACTGCGTACGGCTTCGGGACCTCGACGTATTCCTTCTTGTAAACCGGGACTTTCACTGGGACCTTCACTTCGACTGGATACGGACGATCCACGTGAACTGGGACCTCCTTTTCAATGTACACTGGAACCCTTTTCTCAACAACGAACGGGACCTTCTTTTCAACCTCAACTGGGTATGGGACCTTCACCTCCACCGGGACGTGCTTTTCAACCTCAACAGGATACGGGACTGGGACCTTCTTCGTGACAACTTGTTTGACTTCCTTGTGAGTGTAGTCGCCTCCGTAGTATCCTTGATCCAGTTGATGATCATAGCCGTGCGATTCGTAGGACTCCTGCTCCCAGAGTCCACGCTTTTCCTTCTTGGAACTGTCGACTGCCGCCGCGCTGGCCAGGGCCATTGAGAATACAATGAACGCCTGAAAAGACAGTATTTTGTTCAACCTAAACTATCTTGGCTCTTAAACACAGTCTTACCTTCATGTCTGCCTACCGCTTGGATGTACTGTACCGGATCGCTGGTCACAACGGAATGATGAACCTCCAACGAAAATGCGATTTTATATCGTCGCGTAGAGGATGCGATGTAGTAATCGAATTCATTGTTAGcctctcactctcactttctTGGTTGCAGATCTTCGAAACGTGTGGAGCAACTTGCGAACAGCGTTGCATCGTAAGGAGTTAGCAATGGCGTTAGTTTATTGTTACGATAATCAACTGCACTGACAgtcgatttttgtttattttcattgccATCATTTTTTTGGGTATCAGCCGGTTTCTGTGAAAATAGGCCTTCGAAATTGAGTTACATTTCTGTTTCTGATAGGTCTATAGAAAGTATGATGAGTTTTTTGCAAATAAAGATGTGGCGAGCACTCTGCATCTCACCGCGTGAGATACTAAGATACTCGTGATCGATCTGGCGATCTCTAGTGATCGATTCACTCGACAGTTAAGCGTCCTAAGAGACAGATGTTAATAGAATAAAAGCCCTTATACTGAATTCCATCTTCAATAACTCCACAAAGACTTCAATAAATATTCCTTTGTCATCTAAGGTAAGAGACAGGTCCAGAAGTGCGCAAAGTTGCATCACGAATTTTACAGAAGTTACGGATTGCAAACGGCCGATCGATACAGTTCAATTAGCTTTGCAAGTTTTTAAATGTGAAACAAAATGTTAGATAATGGATGGactgaaaaataattttatgctGATAATAGAAGGAGGAATATAATGCTTGTTTTAGCTTAAGCTTTATTTAGTTGTATTTGGTTTAGCTTATTGTTGTAATGAGGGCGCTATCTTCATTGTCCTCACTTGATTTTGATTAAACGACGCAGTTCAAACGAATGATCTACAGACGAGCCAAGGTTTTTAATGTTGATAACACTTTAAACATTCTCTTTATCCCTCGTTTTTGGCATATTTTTCCAAACATTCActtttttcatcaattttcaaaGGCACTGCTTTACAGCGGCTTATTATATATCATATATTGTATATTGGCctgaataataattttttaCATTAGGCTTTCGCCGCTAGCTTTCTACAATGGCAAGTGGCTTAATCGAGCCATAACAACACCTATCAAGAGTGCTTTCAACTAAAATACTGTAGCCGCTATTAGTTGGTCCAAATGCCCAAATATAGGCCCCAATCCAAGGGTCAAAATGTTAACAGAAAACATTGTTTGCTGATGTTACGCAACTAATGAGGTGTCAGTGTGGTCGCAAACACCATCCCTTCAACCGAATGAGCACACTGGGCTTCTCAGTTCAATGAGCATCAGCTGGAGCATATGATACTGCAAAACGATGTAACTTGTGATAATACCAACCAAATTCTGGTGAACAGGTGAGCTGTTAAAAAGTAGGTGATACGTTCAA
Coding sequences within it:
- the LOC128278634 gene encoding mantle protein-like → MKAFVVFSMALALASAAAVDSSKKEKRGLWELGSGHQGSYETYGYEHQIDHGHYGHDYGHKEVKQTVITKKVPVPYPVEVEKHFPVEVKVPYPVEVEKKVPVVVEKKVPVYVERKVPVHVDRPYPVEVKVPVEVPVYQKEYVEVPKPYAVHVEKPYPVYVKHPVYVEKPVPFTVLIKKEHKKSFWG
- the LOC128267295 gene encoding cytadherence high molecular weight protein 3-like, translated to MKAFIVFSMALASAAAVDSSKKEKRGLWEQESYESHGYDHQLDQGYYGGDYTHKEVKQVVTKKVPVPYPVEVEKHVPVEVKVPYPVEVEKKVPFVVEKRVPVYIEKEVPVHVDRPYPVEVKVPVKVPVYKKEYVEVPKPYAVHVEKPYPVYVKQPVYIEKQVPVTVHIKEHHKKSFWG